Proteins co-encoded in one Carassius gibelio isolate Cgi1373 ecotype wild population from Czech Republic chromosome A15, carGib1.2-hapl.c, whole genome shotgun sequence genomic window:
- the LOC128029374 gene encoding odorant receptor 131-2-like: MASPNASGYEQMQLIQADPVRRSISLLLTQIFVWPFVYLIFLMLLIFSKKETFRTETRYILFGHSLLVDLMFLFLTDFVVLLSYNFVLIPLHFCIPICMIMEAVAVSAPLTIGAMCMERYVAICMPLRHHAISTSRRALIVIIMIWILSSINPFVDMFILISTASHEYLSHLTHCHYEIMILERIRQFARGLLYIVGLVLILIIEIFCYVMIYLAARAASGDKKSASKGQRTISLHILQLFLCMAEVMCPYIEAVVMQYDIQSYLTVRFINFLAFSITSRAVSPLVYGFRDEKFYAAMAYYIRCKNNVISDIDKQT, from the coding sequence ATGGCCAGTCCGAATGCCAGTGGCTATGAGCAGATGCAACTGATCCAAGCTGACCCTGTCCGGAGGAGCATTTCACTTTTGCTGACCCAGATCTTCGTGTGGCCCTTCGTCTACCTCATCTTCCTCATGCTCTTAATATTCTCTAAGAAAGAGACTTTCAGAACAGAAACACGTTACATATTGTTTGGTCATTCTCTCCTGGTAGACCTAATGTTTCTTTTTCTGACAGATTTTGTGGTGCTCTTATCTTACAACTTTGTTTTAATACCACTGCATTTCTGTATCCCCATCTGCATGATAATGGAAGcagtcgcagtaagtgcaccattAACCATTGGTGCCATGTGTATGGAGCGTTATGTGGCCATTTGCATGCCGCTGAGACATCATGCAATCTCCACCTCTAGAAGAGCCCTAATAGTGATTATAATGATATGGATCCTGAGCTCCATAAACCCCTTTGTTGATATGTTTATCCTCATTAGCACTGCCTCTCATGAGTACCTGAGTCATCTGACGCACTGCCACTATGAGATTATGATTTTGGAAAGGATACGTCAGTTTGCTAGGGGTCTGTTGTATATTGTGGGGCTCGTGTTGATCTTGATAATTGAAATTTTTTGTTATGTAATGATATACCTTGCTGCACGTGCAGCCTCTGGTGACAAGAAATCAGCATCAAAAGGGCAGCGCACCATTTCCCTCCATATACTTCAGCTGTTTTTATGTATGGCGGAGGTGATGTGTCCTTACATTGAGGCTGTAGTAATGCAGTATGATATTCAGTCATACTTGACTGTCCGATTTATAAATTTCCTTGCATTTAGTATCACTTCTAGAGCAGTAAGTCCTCTCGTCTACGGCTTTAGAGATGAGAAATTCTATGCAGCTATGGCTTACTATATCAGATGCAAAAATAATGTAATCTCTGACATTGATAAACAAACATGA
- the LOC128029375 gene encoding odorant receptor 131-2-like has product MQNLTDLTGNTTSGVNLSVIVKVCVVIPFFIAFLFFILLTLCTFASHRQFFDSSRYILFTYMLINDTLQLFSSVSLFLLAMGGVQFAVIFCAPLIFVSTATFLNTPLILSTMSLERYVAIFYPLHRPAIWRAERIWIIIVSMWIISCILPTVDFVLMRLKPNVDIHSTPVLCKPTVLNASPIQALFKVSLNGIFFAVVAVVILFTYIRILLETRRMRQDRVSVRKALHTVLLHGFQLLLSVMAFSQPVAELLLFQRVNLSQADISFIYYFCFILLPRFLSPLIYGLRDESLRSYMKKAMPCFGARIDPHKEVKIIK; this is encoded by the coding sequence ATGCAGAATCTGACAGACCTCACAGGCAACACGACGTCCGGCGTTAACCTCTCTGTCATTGTGAAGGTGTGTGTGGTGATTCCGTTCTTCATTGCCTTCCTGTTCTTCATCCTCCTGACGCTGTGCACCTTTGCATCTCACAGGCAGTTCTTTGACAGCTCCCGTTATATCCTCTTCACCTACATGCTGATCAACGACACCCTGCAGCTCTTCTCCTCCGTATCTCTTTTCTTGCTTGCGATGGGTGGTGTGCAATTTGCGGTCATCTTCTGTGCTCCACTGATTTTTGTGTCCACTGCTACCTTCCTAAACACCCCACTCATCCTTTCCACTATGTCATTGGAGCGCTACGTGGCTATTTTCTATCCTCTTCACCGTCCTGCAATCTGGAGAGCTGAGAGGATTTGGATCATCATTGTAAGCATGTGGATCATCAGTTGCATCCTGCCCACCGTTGACTTTGTCTTGATGCGGCTCAAGCCCAATGTAGACATCCATTCAACACCTGTGCTCTGTAAACCCACTGTGCTCAATGCTTCTCCCATTCAGGCTCTGTTCAAAGTGAGCCTCAATGGGATCTTCTTTGCAGTGGTCGCTGTGGTTATCCTCTTCACATATATTCGGATCCTGCTGGAGACCCGGCGGATGCGGCAGGACCGGGTGTCAGTGAGGAAGGCTCTGCACACAGTGCTGCTTCACGGGTTCCAGCTGCTCCTCAGCGTGATGGCCTTCTCCCAGCCTGTCGCAGAACTCTTACTTTTCCAGCGTGTAAACTTGTCTCAAGCAGATATATCTTTTATCTATTATTTCTGCTTCATTCTGCTTCCCCGCTTTCTGAGCCCGCTCATTTATGGACTTCGAGATGAGAGCCTCAGAAGCTATATGAAGAAAGCCATGCCTTGTTTTGGTGCACGGATTGACCCACATAAAGAAgtcaaaatcattaaataa
- the LOC128029373 gene encoding odorant receptor 131-2-like, with product MASQNASGYEQMRLIQADPVRRSISVSLTQVFVWPFVYLIFLMLLIFSKKETFRTETRYILFGHSLLVDLIFLCLTDIVVVLSYCFVVIPLHFCIPICMLLGAVTACAPLTIVAMCMERYVAICMPLRHHAISTSRRALIVILMIWILSSINPFVDMFILISTASREYLSQLTYCHYEIMVPEKMHQFARGMLYIVGLVVILTAEVYCYVMIYLAARAASGDNKKSASKGQRTISLHILQLVLCTVEVMCPYIEAVVMQYDINIYLIVRYANFLAFSITSRAVSPLVYGFRDEKFHTALIYYIKCKNNTISSDTIKQS from the coding sequence ATGGCCAGTCAGAATGCCAGTGGCTATGAGCAGATGCGACTAATCCAAGCTGACCCTGTCCGGAGGAGCATTTCAGTGTCACTAACTCAGGTCTTCGTGTGGCCCTTCGTCTACCTCATCTTTCTCATGCTTTTAATATTCTCCAAGAAAGAGACTTTCAGAACAGAAACACGTTATATATTGTTTGGTCACTCTCTCCTGGTAGACCTAATATTTCTTTGTCTGACAGATATTGTGGTGGTCTTATCATATTGCTTTGTTGTAATACCTCTTCATTTCTGTATCCCCATCTGCATGTTGTTAGGGGCAGTCACAGCATGTGCACCACTGACGATTGTAGCCATGTGTATGGAGCGTTATGTGGCTATTTGTATGCCACTGCGACATCATGCAATCTCCACCTCTAGAAGAGCCCTAATAGTGATTTTAATGATTTGGATCCTGAGCTCCATAAACCCATTTGTTGATATGTTCATCCTAATTAGCACTGCCTCTCGTGAATATTTGTCTCAACTAACATACTGCCACTATGAGATTATGGTTCCAGAAAAGATGCATCAGTTTGCTAGGGGTATGTTGTATATTGTGGGGCTTGTGGTTATTTTGACAGCTGAGGTCTATTGTTATGTAATGATATACCTTGCTGCACGTGCAGCATCTGGTGACAATAAGAAATCAGCATCAAAAGGGCAGCGAACTATTTCCCTGCATATCCTTCAGCTGGTTTTATGTACGGTTGAGGTCATGTGTCCTTACATTGAAGCTGTAGTGATGCAATATGATATTAATATATACCTGATTGTCCGATATGCAAATTTCCTTGCATTTAGTATCACTTCTAGAGCAGTAAGTCCTCTTGTATATGGATTTAGAGATGAGAAATTCCACACCGCTCTGATTTATTATATCAAATGCAAAAATAACACCATCTCATCTGACACAATTAAACAATCATGA